The Temnothorax longispinosus isolate EJ_2023e unplaced genomic scaffold, Tlon_JGU_v1 HiC_scaffold_21, whole genome shotgun sequence genome window below encodes:
- the LOC139823897 gene encoding uncharacterized protein: MPRNDGFTGDGHSKDLRTRKRNMVLTLATWNVRTMLQAGKMMEVAEEVLRYGLDVVALQEVRWKGNGRIDKKNYSMFYSGSETRTGQRGTGFIINSKMKKSYLGFEPLGERMCKLRLKGRFKNLFIISAYAPTEDANEEEKNAFYDELDRECSKIPKYDVLILLGDFNAKIGRENFLQHVAGKHSLHANTNLNDHYLVKARLRERLSNVECAKGLEKPHWDIEKLRQPEILNHYQDTLNGKLEEEQENLIENNVVKRKWDEIKKAIKETARETIREKKRTRNEEWFDDECRAEIDRKNTDRLLMIQRKTRQNYEKYRESRRQAKKTLRKKKKAHLKRYMERIEELSTQNECRKLYQATKRMTKEFQPRTNSCKDKNGKLIGEEKKVLERWAEYFAELLNVQERSEENEENEEVHMKVDPEITMPLLEEVEEAVKRQRNGRAPGEDQLTAELLKYGGRALTKKIHSLICEIWEREEIPEE; the protein is encoded by the exons ATGCCTCGGAATGACGGATTTACTGGTGACGGACACAGCAAAGACTTAAGGACCCGAAAACGGAATATGGTATTGACCTTGGCGACGTGGAATGTAAGAACCATGCTACAGGCAGGAAAAATGATGGAAGTTGCTGAAGAAGTACTGAGATACGGATTGGACGTGGTGGCACTACAAGAGGTGAGGTGGAAGGGTAACGGAAGGATAGACAAGAAAAACTACTCCATGTTCTATAGCGGATCCGAAACAAGAACGGGACAACGCGGAACAGGCTTCATCATTAACTCCAAAATGAAGAAAAGTTACCTTGGATTTGAACCACTAGGAGAAAGAATGTGCAAACTAAGGCTTAAAGGCCGATTTAAAAACTTATTCATTATCTCGGCTTATGCGCCTACAGAAGATGCCAACGAGGAGGAAAAGAACGCTTTCTATGACGAACTGGACAGGGAATGCAGCAAGATACCTAAGTATGATGTGCTGATTCTTCTTGGAGATTTCAATGCAAAAATAGgtagagaaaattttttacagcatgtAGCCGGAAAACACTCCTTACATGCTAACACAAATTTAAACG ACCACTATTTAGTAAAGGCTCGACTCAGAGAGAGATTGTCGAATGTTGAATGTGCTAAAGGACTCGAGAAACCGCATTGGGACATAGAAAAGTTGAGGCAACCAGAGATTCTCAACCACTATCAGGACACGCTGAACGGAAAACTGGAAGAGGAACAAGAGAATCTGATAGAAAACAATGTGGTGAAGAGAAAATGGGACGAAATCAAGAAAGCTATCAAGGAGACCGCCAGAGAGACCataagagagaagaagagaacgAGGAATGAGGAGTGGTTTGATGATGAGTGCAGGGCAGAAATTGACCGAAAGAATACAGACAGACTGCTTATGATTCAAAGGAAAACAAGGCAAAACTATGAAAAATACAGGGAAAGTAGAAGACAAGCAAAGAAAACACtccgaaaaaagaaaaaggcgCATCTGAAGAGATATATGGAGAGAATTGAAGAGCTGAGCACACAGAATGAATGCAGAAAGCTATATCAAGCAACCAAACGGATGACAAAGGAATTCCAACCAAGAACAAACTCATGCAAAGACAAAAATGGGAAATTGATAGGGGAGGAGAAAAAAGTTCTGGAAAGATGGGCGGAGTACTTTGCAGAACTACTGAACGTCCAAGAGAGAAGCGAAGAGAATGAAGAGAACGAGGAAGTGCACATGAAAGTAGACCCAGAGATTACTATGCCTCTACTAGAGGAAGTAGAGGAAGCGGTGAAACGCCAGCGGAATGGAAGAGCTCCAGGAGAGGATCAACTTACGGCTGAGCTATTAAAATATGGGGGGCGAgctttaactaaaaaaatacatagtcTGATCTGTGAAATCtgggaaagagaagaaatacCGGAGGAATGA